TAATACCAGCTGTTGTATGTAAAGAAGAAACAATGAGAACCCCATCTCTTATATCATTATCACTAATCCATTGCTCTAACGTTTCTGTAATATCAACCATTTGGTCATGGTGCCTAGTCTTCAATTTAAACGTTTCCATCATAATTACTTACACTCCTTATTAATTGATAGTATTCTATTTCCTGCTCAGCCTGTGATAAAACTATAAATAAGTTTATTTCGCGTCCCTCACCAACTCCCAAATGCAGAGTTTGGAGCTAAACAAACGCTAAAAAAGCTGTCAATATATTAAAATGACAGCTTTTTTTATTACGGTTTATTATACGTAACGTACGTTCCAGCAATTAAATCATGTATAGCTCGTTTATCATCACGTAGTCCAATCATAAAAGCACTTACGATAAAACCAATACCAATGGTAGCGATATAAATGATACCACTCACAACAACTCTTAAAACCATTGTAAGAAAATCAACATTAGAGTCATCCATTTTCACAATACGTATTCCAAAAAGTCGTTTACCAATTACATACCCAGACCAGATAATCGGGACGACAATCGAATAAATAGGATTTACAATTCTTTCGACGTTATCCATAACGGTATCTCCTACTCCCAATAAGCTAAGGAATATCGAAATGGGGAAAAAAATAACCGCTAGTGCAATCCCATCTAACAGTATTGCGCCTAGTCTTATCCAGAAACCAGCAGGATTCTTCTCAATCGTCTCCAGATTCCTCACATCCTTCAAGGAGAGAATTCAAAACTAACCCAAACCTATAAAATACTTTGCTTCTTCAGCCTCTTGTTTAGGAACTTTCAAATCAAACTGTTTCATTTGAAAATGTTCGCCAACAGTAACCTCTTGAGAGTCCATATTAGGTGAATTATCCGTGACTTTAACTTTCACATCAATCCCTTTCGTCAACAAATGTTGATACTTTCTCATGTAATCACTTTGATCAAACGTCGTATAGATAATAACATTTCGTTTAGCTAGCAAATTTTTTATCCATTGAACCATGTATATCCCTTCCTTACAATATATTTATACGTTAACAAAACCTTCCTATGTGTTTATTCTTTCTTCTTATACATAACCAACTACATCTTATTCAAATGATGTAGCGGCAAAAAGAATAATTTGCAATACTTGTAATGAATCGAGGTGATCACGCATGCATGTAAATATTGATATTCGGGATGAATATAACGAATTATCTGTAACGATTCATGCTCAATCGTGGAGCAACGAATT
This genomic stretch from Pontibacillus yanchengensis harbors:
- a CDS encoding RDD family protein, whose protein sequence is MEKNPAGFWIRLGAILLDGIALAVIFFPISIFLSLLGVGDTVMDNVERIVNPIYSIVVPIIWSGYVIGKRLFGIRIVKMDDSNVDFLTMVLRVVVSGIIYIATIGIGFIVSAFMIGLRDDKRAIHDLIAGTYVTYNKP